In one bacterium genomic region, the following are encoded:
- a CDS encoding Mrp/NBP35 family ATP-binding protein, protein MSDHNLSPETVRVALREVLVPGTKVDIVKIDLVDDIQVDGGDVTVVIKHTSEKQETIDAVAKLVGEKLLSLPGVAKASVDVHESREQAQAPSHGPANPDPWQDRQSLPGVKRIIAVASGKGGVGKSTVAVNLALALQARGHRVGLMDADIYGPSLPTMLGTSETPQVVQGEGIVPVQALGLQCVSMGMLVPEGQAVIWRGPMVMAAVRQFLKDVMWEDLDYLVIDMPPGTGDAQLTLVQQVPVDGVVMVTTPQELALSDVRRGIQMFGQVDTPVVGVVENMSYFHCPDNDKSYYIFGKGGGAAVARQFGLPLLAEIPLDPDTRAGGDSGTPVVVAGDSPSREAFLGLADKVAAAVAL, encoded by the coding sequence GTGTCCGATCACAATCTCAGCCCCGAGACGGTTCGCGTGGCCCTGCGCGAGGTGCTCGTGCCCGGCACCAAGGTCGACATCGTCAAGATCGACCTCGTCGACGACATCCAGGTGGACGGCGGCGACGTGACGGTCGTCATCAAGCACACCTCGGAGAAGCAGGAAACCATCGATGCCGTGGCCAAGCTGGTCGGCGAGAAGCTTTTGTCGCTGCCCGGCGTGGCGAAGGCCAGCGTGGACGTGCACGAATCCCGGGAGCAGGCGCAGGCCCCGTCCCATGGCCCGGCCAATCCCGACCCCTGGCAGGACCGCCAGAGCCTGCCCGGCGTCAAGCGCATCATCGCCGTGGCCAGCGGCAAGGGCGGCGTGGGCAAGTCCACCGTCGCGGTGAATCTGGCGCTGGCGTTGCAGGCGAGGGGACACCGGGTCGGCTTGATGGACGCGGACATCTACGGTCCGTCGCTGCCCACCATGCTTGGCACTTCCGAAACGCCCCAGGTCGTCCAGGGCGAGGGTATCGTGCCGGTCCAGGCGCTCGGCCTGCAATGCGTGTCGATGGGCATGCTGGTTCCCGAGGGCCAGGCGGTGATCTGGCGCGGCCCGATGGTCATGGCCGCGGTGCGCCAGTTCCTCAAGGACGTGATGTGGGAAGATCTCGACTACCTGGTGATCGACATGCCGCCCGGCACCGGCGACGCTCAGCTCACCCTCGTGCAGCAGGTGCCCGTCGACGGCGTGGTGATGGTCACAACGCCCCAGGAGCTGGCCCTGTCCGACGTGCGCCGCGGCATCCAGATGTTCGGCCAGGTCGACACGCCCGTCGTCGGCGTGGTCGAGAACATGAGCTACTTCCACTGCCCGGACAACGACAAGTCCTACTACATCTTCGGCAAGGGGGGCGGCGCCGCGGTCGCCCGGCAGTTCGGCCTGCCGTTGCTGGCGGAGATACCCCTCGATCCCGACACCAGGGCGGGGGGTGACAGCGGCACCCCCGTGGTCGTGGCCGGCGACAGCCCGTCCCGCGAGGCGTTCCTGGGCCTGGCCGACAAGGTGGCCGCCGCCGTCGCGTTATAA
- a CDS encoding T9SS type A sorting domain-containing protein, whose product MGDAPPAAVCRLAAHPNPFNPCTAISFVLDRERDVALSVVDLGGRLIRSRAAGSRTAGTHRVTWDGCDAAGRKVPSGVYFARLRAGAAIESGKLVLVR is encoded by the coding sequence GTGGGGGACGCGCCGCCCGCGGCCGTTTGCCGTCTCGCCGCTCATCCCAACCCCTTCAACCCGTGTACGGCCATCTCTTTCGTGCTGGACCGGGAGCGGGACGTGGCGCTGTCCGTGGTCGATCTGGGCGGGAGGCTGATACGTTCCCGGGCGGCCGGGTCGCGGACCGCAGGAACCCATCGGGTGACCTGGGACGGCTGCGACGCGGCCGGCCGCAAGGTCCCGTCCGGCGTCTACTTCGCGCGCCTGAGGGCAGGGGCGGCGATCGAGAGCGGCAAGCTGGTGCTGGTACGGTGA
- a CDS encoding glycosyltransferase family 2 protein: protein MRKLTAAMIVRNEEDALPACLDSLAGVADELVVIDTGSDDGTPALLSREAAADRFERVEVGRSGFGGFGAARRLSLDAVRTGWVLWIDADERLTPGLRRELSRRLDDGTIDENDLWRIPFDTYVLGRRMRCRELEGQRRARLFRAGAAAFSPSAVHEGLVPAAGAKTGDLAGRIEHHTMTSWRGYLRKTALYARLEAGSRSRAYAVVHMPVAFVATFWRQYAWRECWRDGRAGFVWAFTSGLGAILRDWRTLTR, encoded by the coding sequence GTGCGAAAGCTAACGGCAGCCATGATCGTTCGCAACGAGGAAGACGCGCTGCCCGCCTGCCTGGACAGCCTGGCCGGCGTGGCGGACGAACTCGTGGTGATCGACACCGGCAGCGACGACGGCACTCCCGCCCTGCTGTCCCGAGAGGCCGCTGCGGACCGTTTCGAGCGGGTCGAGGTCGGGCGCTCCGGTTTCGGGGGCTTCGGCGCCGCCCGCCGCCTTTCGCTGGACGCGGTGCGGACCGGCTGGGTGCTGTGGATCGACGCCGACGAGCGTCTCACGCCCGGATTGCGCCGCGAGCTGAGCCGCCGCCTGGACGACGGCACGATCGACGAGAACGACCTGTGGCGCATTCCCTTCGACACCTACGTGCTCGGACGGCGGATGCGCTGCCGCGAGCTGGAGGGACAACGGCGCGCGCGGCTCTTCCGCGCCGGCGCCGCCGCGTTCTCCCCCTCGGCGGTGCACGAAGGCCTGGTTCCGGCCGCGGGAGCGAAAACAGGCGACCTGGCCGGCCGGATCGAACATCACACCATGACCTCGTGGCGCGGCTATCTGCGCAAGACGGCGCTCTACGCCCGGCTCGAGGCCGGCTCGCGCTCGCGCGCCTACGCCGTGGTCCACATGCCGGTGGCGTTCGTCGCCACCTTCTGGCGCCAGTACGCGTGGCGGGAGTGCTGGCGGGACGGACGGGCGGGCTTCGTCTGGGCCTTCACCTCGGGGCTGGGGGCGATACTGCGGGACTGGCGGACGCTGACGCGGTGA
- a CDS encoding O-antigen ligase family protein: MTGWRDMLRGDGPVFGALVLMALAAQLSVAVSQILLGIVLLGALVRWLLGKDRPVPTRIELPALLLVVWALAMIPFSPRPDESLIFARRFYLFTALWLCAWYVRGERRRAAMLVAVLAGAVINCVYTIVTQAWPPGDFTRRITMIQHSTMTGSWLVMCAAVTALAFVIHGRGVWLRILASVSMAPLLAALVMTQSRSAWLGFVIGAAVTVALRRKRLVLLLSAVVVLLFVLGPDAYRERLRTMVDPTFRTNVQRFALWETGWDLVKAHPVTGVGDRNLTEYSPVFLLGGKEVALRHLHSNPVMLAVIWGLPGLALGTWFMLALGVRLWRRRQVFGRHASRGPPLRPVWIAAALGIWTAVNVTGLFDWSFGDPELSLVFFSTCGIALSLD; encoded by the coding sequence GTGACAGGCTGGCGCGACATGCTGCGGGGTGACGGGCCGGTCTTCGGCGCCCTGGTGTTGATGGCGCTGGCCGCGCAGCTGTCGGTGGCCGTGAGCCAGATCCTGCTGGGCATCGTGTTGCTGGGGGCGCTGGTGAGGTGGCTCCTGGGCAAGGACCGTCCAGTCCCCACCCGCATCGAGTTGCCGGCGCTGCTGCTGGTGGTCTGGGCGCTGGCGATGATCCCCTTTTCCCCGCGGCCGGACGAGAGCCTGATCTTCGCGCGCCGTTTCTACCTCTTCACCGCCCTGTGGCTGTGCGCCTGGTACGTTCGCGGGGAGCGCCGGCGGGCCGCCATGCTGGTCGCCGTGCTCGCGGGCGCGGTGATCAACTGCGTCTATACCATCGTGACCCAGGCCTGGCCGCCCGGCGACTTCACGCGCCGCATCACGATGATCCAGCACAGCACCATGACCGGCAGCTGGCTGGTGATGTGCGCCGCGGTGACGGCCCTGGCCTTCGTGATCCACGGTCGTGGCGTATGGCTGCGGATCCTCGCCTCGGTGTCGATGGCCCCCCTGCTGGCGGCGCTGGTCATGACCCAGAGCCGCAGCGCCTGGCTGGGATTCGTGATCGGCGCGGCCGTGACCGTCGCCTTGCGTCGCAAGCGGCTGGTCCTGTTGCTGTCCGCGGTGGTCGTCCTGCTCTTCGTGCTGGGTCCCGACGCCTATCGCGAACGTCTGCGCACCATGGTCGATCCGACCTTCCGCACCAACGTCCAGCGTTTCGCGTTGTGGGAGACGGGCTGGGACCTGGTCAAGGCGCACCCGGTGACCGGCGTCGGCGACCGCAACCTGACGGAGTATTCGCCCGTGTTCCTGCTCGGCGGCAAGGAGGTCGCGCTGCGGCACCTGCATTCGAATCCCGTGATGTTGGCGGTGATCTGGGGCCTGCCGGGGCTGGCGCTGGGGACCTGGTTCATGCTCGCGCTGGGTGTGCGCCTGTGGCGGCGGCGCCAGGTGTTCGGTCGCCATGCCAGCCGCGGTCCGCCGCTGCGTCCGGTCTGGATTGCGGCCGCCCTCGGTATCTGGACCGCCGTCAACGTAACCGGTCTGTTCGACTGGTCCTTCGGCGATCCGGAGCTGAGCCTCGTCTTCTTCTCCACCTGCGGGATCGCGCTCTCGCTGGACTGA
- a CDS encoding lamin tail domain-containing protein: protein MLKKLRSKRALGLLGVLLACGLAATGAQAQADHLLLTKVVVKTRISPQIGSEYVVIHNPTAATADLSRYYLTDATLAGAPYWELVMGAGRGGGGTNGDFNARFPDGALLTPGETIVVSFAGSTHFQGVFGVLPDYELFEDGLVLDGVPELVEARPGGIAYGLGNPAGNTPPSPGWLDDAETLMLYFWDGAADLVQDIDYLTWGATAPRVDKSSVVIDGPDSGTATSAYLPDTAVGSQDPMAVHDFSEANERIDLDEGDEILAGGNGREDHDETSENLSVTWAITAATAPPAGGATTIAAPVITAAAPATAPQYENAAVTIGITVLSPPSNAADEMSIYWRADGGAWQGVGASNQGGGAWSATIPGQSRDTVVDWWASVGGESGGADTWPNAAPFYFVSYTVLPPVDPGDGPAHLLLTEVCVSGSDHEFVEIYNPTGEAVDLSDYYLTDACYLTGNQGYWRLPEGNPSQTTVGGGDFFDFHARFPDGAMIQPGEVLTISMAGSTAFNGVWGMMPDLDLRADMREIFPGSLYNADGTNATLSNSAEIVVLYYWDGISDLVTDVDMFFWGTSTSARVDKTGYSIGGSTYAPDTPLASQDDFTAAHEIGGSFQRLDDAETGEPASGGNGPAGHDETGEPLTATWLAATGTPGSYGGSVLNITGVTRAPNAPEPDDTVLVTASIVAQETLTSVDLYYRTDGGVFTGLAMTDNLDGTWSATIPGFALDTVVEYYVDAADDQGGTAVWPAGAPADLAGYTVAEAPGPGDYPPHLLLTEVCVQGSDHEFVEIFNPTAETVNLGNYYLTDACYLTGNQGYWRLPEGNPSQTTVGGGDFFDFHARFPSGAVIEPGEALTVSLAGADVFNGVWGMMPDLDLRADMRELFAGSLHNADGTNATLSNGAEIVVLYYWDGASDLVTDIDMFFWGESTSARVDKSGYSIGASTYAPDTPLANQDDFTAAHEILGSFQRLALDETGETTSGGNGSLGHDETSEPLNTTWQAADGTPGAYGVIDLAVTGASLSPARPQPDEDATVTVSVTGTADVSTVTLHYAVDAGAYQDVACTDNGNGTWSGVIPGQAENAEVVWYVSVAGAGGETAVWPEGAPGTVEAYTVEIIVAGEGLARLLLTEIATLGSTAEFIEIHNPNDFDVELKNYYLTDAVYYEDQAYWNLPRGNPTQATVGGGAFSDFTARFPDDAVLPAGAYITVSMPGSGSFSEVFSDETTTKLPHYEMFEDADNADGVPDMEEVFPGSIDGDGAPTLTNLSDMGTYINGEIVVLFYWDGVSDLVVDIDIFIWGNGNSYTASKQGRTNGASTYASEAVYPDPFMTEHAHLQSYTRIDFDEGTEVQTGANGFEGADETSENLTTTWEVATADPAFAVQAEGTAGVTLRVPPRTFIPLHNETFDIVFTTAANSETVLRIFDLEGRLVRILLDSRFDYNPSTDLDFPSSEPWDGRNDVFELVKAGMYIVHLQVTDKKSGARVEKTAPAVVATRLSN, encoded by the coding sequence ATGTTAAAGAAGCTCAGGTCCAAGCGCGCCCTCGGGTTGCTCGGTGTTCTGCTGGCCTGCGGGCTGGCGGCGACCGGCGCCCAGGCCCAGGCCGACCACCTGCTGCTGACCAAGGTGGTCGTCAAGACGCGCATCAGTCCGCAGATCGGTAGCGAGTACGTGGTGATCCACAACCCGACCGCGGCTACCGCCGACCTGTCGCGGTACTACCTCACCGACGCCACCTTGGCCGGTGCACCCTACTGGGAACTTGTCATGGGCGCCGGGCGGGGCGGCGGCGGCACGAACGGTGACTTCAACGCCCGCTTTCCAGACGGCGCGCTGCTGACCCCCGGCGAGACGATCGTCGTCTCCTTCGCGGGCAGCACCCACTTTCAAGGCGTGTTCGGCGTGCTGCCCGACTACGAGCTCTTCGAGGACGGGCTGGTCCTCGACGGCGTGCCCGAGCTGGTCGAGGCCCGCCCCGGCGGCATCGCGTACGGCCTGGGCAATCCCGCCGGCAACACGCCGCCGAGCCCGGGCTGGCTGGACGACGCCGAGACGCTGATGCTCTATTTCTGGGACGGCGCGGCCGACCTGGTCCAGGACATCGACTACCTGACCTGGGGCGCCACGGCCCCGCGCGTCGACAAGTCGAGCGTCGTGATCGACGGCCCCGATTCCGGCACGGCGACAAGCGCCTACCTGCCCGACACCGCCGTCGGCAGCCAGGACCCCATGGCCGTGCACGATTTCTCCGAGGCCAACGAGCGTATCGACCTGGACGAGGGCGACGAGATCCTCGCCGGCGGCAACGGTCGCGAGGACCACGACGAGACCAGCGAGAACCTGTCCGTGACCTGGGCGATCACCGCCGCCACGGCCCCGCCGGCCGGCGGGGCGACGACCATCGCCGCACCGGTCATCACCGCCGCGGCGCCCGCGACCGCGCCCCAGTACGAGAACGCGGCCGTGACGATCGGGATCACGGTGCTGTCGCCGCCGTCGAACGCGGCCGACGAGATGTCCATCTACTGGCGGGCCGACGGCGGGGCGTGGCAGGGCGTCGGCGCCAGCAATCAGGGCGGCGGCGCCTGGAGCGCCACGATCCCCGGCCAGTCCCGCGACACCGTCGTGGACTGGTGGGCGAGCGTCGGCGGCGAGAGCGGCGGCGCCGACACCTGGCCCAACGCGGCCCCGTTCTACTTCGTGTCGTATACGGTGCTGCCGCCGGTCGATCCCGGCGACGGCCCCGCGCACCTGCTGCTGACCGAGGTCTGCGTCTCCGGCAGCGACCACGAGTTCGTCGAGATCTACAACCCGACCGGCGAGGCCGTGGATCTGAGCGACTACTATCTGACCGACGCCTGCTACCTCACCGGCAACCAGGGCTACTGGCGGCTGCCCGAGGGCAACCCCTCCCAGACGACCGTGGGCGGCGGCGACTTCTTCGACTTCCATGCCCGCTTCCCGGACGGGGCGATGATCCAGCCCGGCGAGGTCCTGACCATCTCGATGGCCGGCAGCACGGCCTTCAACGGCGTCTGGGGCATGATGCCGGACCTGGACCTGCGCGCAGACATGCGCGAGATCTTCCCCGGAAGCCTGTACAACGCGGACGGCACCAACGCCACCCTGTCCAACTCGGCCGAGATCGTCGTGCTCTACTACTGGGACGGCATCAGCGACCTGGTGACGGATGTCGACATGTTCTTCTGGGGAACGAGCACCAGCGCGCGCGTGGACAAGACCGGCTACTCCATCGGCGGTTCGACCTACGCGCCCGACACGCCGCTCGCGAGCCAGGACGATTTCACCGCGGCACACGAGATCGGCGGCAGCTTCCAGCGCCTGGACGACGCCGAGACCGGCGAGCCCGCCAGCGGCGGCAACGGTCCGGCCGGCCACGACGAGACGGGCGAGCCGCTTACTGCCACCTGGCTCGCCGCCACGGGCACTCCCGGATCCTACGGCGGCAGCGTGCTGAACATCACCGGCGTGACCCGCGCGCCCAACGCCCCCGAACCCGACGACACGGTGCTGGTCACCGCCTCGATCGTGGCCCAGGAGACGCTGACCAGCGTAGACCTGTACTACCGCACCGACGGCGGCGTCTTCACCGGCCTCGCCATGACCGACAACCTGGACGGCACCTGGAGCGCCACGATCCCGGGCTTCGCCCTGGACACCGTGGTCGAGTACTACGTGGACGCCGCGGACGACCAGGGCGGCACGGCCGTCTGGCCCGCAGGCGCGCCCGCGGACCTGGCCGGCTACACGGTCGCCGAGGCGCCCGGTCCCGGCGACTACCCGCCGCACCTGCTGCTGACCGAGGTCTGCGTGCAGGGCAGCGACCACGAGTTCGTCGAGATCTTCAACCCGACGGCCGAGACCGTGAATCTAGGCAACTACTACCTGACCGACGCCTGCTACCTCACCGGCAACCAGGGCTACTGGCGGCTGCCCGAGGGCAACCCCTCCCAGACGACCGTCGGCGGCGGCGATTTCTTCGACTTCCACGCCCGCTTCCCCAGCGGCGCCGTGATCGAGCCGGGCGAGGCGTTGACCGTCTCGCTGGCCGGCGCCGACGTCTTCAACGGCGTTTGGGGCATGATGCCGGATCTGGACCTGCGCGCCGACATGCGCGAGCTCTTTGCCGGCAGCCTGCACAACGCGGACGGCACCAACGCCACGCTTTCCAACGGCGCCGAGATCGTCGTGCTCTACTACTGGGACGGTGCCAGCGACCTGGTCACCGACATAGACATGTTCTTCTGGGGCGAGAGCACAAGCGCGCGCGTCGACAAGTCCGGCTACTCCATCGGCGCCTCGACCTACGCGCCCGACACGCCCCTGGCCAACCAGGATGATTTCACCGCAGCCCACGAGATCCTTGGCAGCTTCCAGCGCCTCGCCCTCGACGAGACCGGCGAGACCACCAGCGGCGGCAACGGGTCGCTGGGCCACGACGAGACCAGCGAGCCGCTGAACACGACCTGGCAGGCGGCCGACGGCACGCCGGGCGCTTACGGGGTGATCGATCTGGCGGTCACCGGAGCCAGCTTATCGCCGGCGCGCCCGCAGCCCGACGAGGACGCCACGGTCACAGTGTCGGTGACCGGTACGGCGGACGTGTCGACCGTCACTCTCCATTACGCGGTGGACGCCGGCGCCTACCAGGATGTGGCCTGCACCGACAACGGCAACGGCACCTGGAGCGGCGTGATTCCCGGCCAGGCCGAGAATGCCGAGGTCGTCTGGTACGTGAGTGTGGCCGGGGCGGGCGGCGAGACCGCCGTCTGGCCCGAAGGCGCGCCCGGCACGGTCGAGGCGTATACCGTCGAGATCATCGTCGCCGGCGAGGGCCTGGCGCGGCTGCTGCTGACCGAGATCGCGACCCTCGGCTCCACCGCCGAGTTCATCGAGATCCACAATCCCAACGACTTCGACGTGGAACTGAAGAACTACTACCTGACCGACGCCGTCTACTACGAGGACCAGGCCTACTGGAACCTGCCGCGGGGCAATCCCACCCAGGCCACCGTCGGCGGCGGCGCCTTCAGCGATTTCACCGCCAGGTTCCCCGACGACGCGGTCCTGCCCGCCGGCGCGTACATAACCGTGTCGATGCCCGGCAGCGGATCCTTCAGCGAGGTCTTCAGCGACGAGACGACCACGAAGCTGCCCCATTACGAGATGTTCGAGGACGCCGACAATGCCGACGGCGTGCCTGACATGGAAGAGGTCTTTCCCGGCAGCATCGACGGCGACGGCGCGCCTACGTTGACCAACCTCAGCGACATGGGCACCTACATCAACGGCGAGATCGTCGTGCTCTTCTACTGGGACGGCGTTTCCGACCTGGTGGTAGATATCGACATCTTCATCTGGGGCAACGGCAACAGCTACACCGCGAGCAAGCAGGGACGCACCAACGGCGCCAGCACCTACGCTTCCGAAGCTGTTTACCCGGATCCCTTCATGACCGAGCACGCCCACCTGCAATCGTACACCCGCATCGACTTCGACGAGGGCACCGAGGTCCAGACCGGCGCCAACGGCTTCGAGGGCGCGGACGAGACCAGCGAGAACCTGACGACGACCTGGGAGGTCGCGACGGCCGATCCGGCCTTCGCGGTACAGGCCGAGGGCACCGCGGGCGTCACGCTGCGCGTGCCGCCCAGGACGTTCATACCTCTGCATAACGAGACCTTCGACATCGTGTTCACCACTGCGGCGAACTCCGAGACGGTCTTGCGCATATTCGATCTGGAGGGGCGCCTGGTGCGCATTCTCCTCGACAGCCGTTTCGACTACAACCCATCCACGGACCTGGACTTTCCGTCGAGCGAGCCCTGGGACGGCCGCAACGACGTTTTCGAACTGGTCAAGGCAGGCATGTACATCGTTCACCTGCAAGTCACGGACAAGAAGAGCGGAGCGCGCGTCGAAAAGACCGCGCCCGCCGTCGTGGCCACGCGGCTGAGCAACTAG